A single Lycorma delicatula isolate Av1 chromosome 12, ASM4794821v1, whole genome shotgun sequence DNA region contains:
- the LOC142333254 gene encoding uncharacterized protein LOC142333254 — MLAVDSQSPSTTAVIGSTLSNDSHSSSGTLYKFKNNIKQRFSAEHPERSVISINRTTTDSPAHSNIHRHSTDGGCCVCDCDLQQSQMQTQQPHQPQQLSSDAVHHHLLNYHLVYQENIIHCRVYQYLHYILRVLITYH, encoded by the coding sequence TTGGCGGTAGATTCACAATCACCTTCAACAACTGCTGTTATTGGCTCAACGTTATCAAACGATAGTCACTCATCATCTGGAactctttataaatttaagaataatataaaacaacgGTTTAGTGCTGAACATCCTGAACGTAGTGTTATTAGTATAAATAGAACTACTACAGATTCACCAGCACATAGTAATATACATAGACATTCAACAGATGGTGGTTGTTGTGTCTGCGATTGCGATTTACAGCAATCGCAAATGCAGACACAACAACCACATCAGCCGCAACAACTGAGTAGTGATGCTGTACACCACCACCTTCTCAACTATCATCTAGTTTACCAGGAAAATATAATTCATTGCCGAGTGTACCAATATTTGCATTACATTCTAAGGGTTCTTATTACATACCACTGA